A region from the Lolium perenne isolate Kyuss_39 chromosome 4, Kyuss_2.0, whole genome shotgun sequence genome encodes:
- the LOC127292407 gene encoding tyrosine--tRNA ligase 1, cytoplasmic: MEEATICTTGNAVGVSLDERFAIMRSIGLESIDEDDVRRLLGKNVAPVCYVWCDPSPLVHVAQGIMMVIKIRKMVEAGCRVKILIADWFACMQNKFDGDLTKIRSVGFYMIEIWKAVGLELNTVQFIWLSDEINSHSDEYWALVMDISRNNTLRTMIRCCGILDPYILNEEDRIVGSYDHEDVVASTLFTPCVQCACILFQKADIWLLSMDHEEDLHHKLVRQYCKGMEHQHRPIILSYSKLPNLIEHPEFAKNGDPACAIYMEDREVNLRDKLSRAFCPAKVAEGNPCLEYIKYIVFPWFGYFEVLRKEENGGSRMFQNMEELITDYESGALDATEVKLALTEALSKILKPVRDYFANSCKAKNLEEAMLGVSLNTRE; the protein is encoded by the exons ATGGAAGAGGCAACAATCTGCACCACAGG GAACGCTGTCGGGGTGAGTTTGGATGAGAGGTTTGCAATAATGCGGAGCATAGGCTTGGAGAGCATTGATGAGGATGATGTTAGGAGGCTACTGGGCAAGAATGTTGCTCCAGTTTGCTATGTTTGGTGTGATCCCTCCCCTTTGGTTCATGTTGCCCAG GGGATCATGATGGTGATCAAAATTAGGAAGATGGTAGAAGCTGGTTGCAGAGTTAAAATCTTGATAGCAGATTGGTTTGCTTGTATGCAGAACAAATTTGATGGCGATCTAACCAAAATTCGATCTGTCGgattttacatgattgagatatgGAAAGCAGTTGGTTTGGAACTTAATACGGTACAGTTCATATGGTTGTCCGATGAAATAAATAGCCATTCAGATGAATACTGGGCACTTGTCATGGATATTTCCAGAAATAATACATTGAGGACGATGATAAG GTGTTGTGGAATTCTGGATCCATACATTCTTAACGAAGAAGATCGTATTGTTGGTTCATATGACCATGAAGATGTGGTGGCTTCAACGCTCTTTACACCTTGCGTGCAATGTGCTTGTATATTATTCCAAAAG GCAGATATATGGCTATTGTCCATGGATCATGAAGAGGATCTTCACCACAAGCTAGTTAGACAGTACTGCAAAGGCATGGAGCATCAACATAGACCTATTATTCTGTCCTATA GTAAGCTCCCCAATTTAATAGAACACCCTGAATTTGCTAAGAATGGAGATCCAGCTTGTGCTATCTACATGGAAGATCGGGAG GTTAATTTAAGAGACAAACTAAGCAGAGCTTTCTGTCCTGCGAAAGTTGCAGAAGGCAACCCATGTCTGGAGTACATCAAATATATTGTGTTTCCATGGTTCGGATACTTTGAGGTACTCAGGAAGGAAGAGAACGGTGGTAGCAG GATGTTTCAGAATATGGAAGAGCTTATCACTGATTATGAAAGTGGTGCTCTGGATGCCACTGAGGTGAAGCTGGCCCTTACAGAAGCCCTAAGTAAGATTCTGAAG CCTGTACGTGACTACTTCGCAAACAGCTGTAAGGCCAAAAATCTGGAGGAGGCTATGTTGG GTGTATCTCTCAATACTAGGGAGTAA